In Solanum lycopersicum chromosome 5, SLM_r2.1, the following are encoded in one genomic region:
- the ASS gene encoding argininosuccinate synthase (The RefSeq protein has 1 substitution compared to this genomic sequence): MAQVQAISSCSSVNLLFRGSVKSSHRIQDKFWCSKKLGSLQELGVKASEFNGVAIAHSSSSFASPCATHAIQAVLGNDKATTSSTVILEKPLRKKLNKVVLAYSGGLDTSVIVPWLRENYGCEVVCFTADVGQGIKELEGLEAKAKASGACQLVVKDLQEEFVKDYIFPCLRAGAIYERKYLLGTSMARPVIAKAMVDVAREVGADAVSHGCTGKGNDQVRFELTFFALNPELSVVAPWREWEITGREDAIEYAKKHNVPVPVTKKSIYSRDRNLWHLSHEGDILEDPANEPMKDMYMMSVDPQDAPDQPEYVNIGIVAGIPVSVNGKELSPATLLSELNEIGGRHGIGRIDMVENRLVGMKSRGVYETPGGTILFSAVQELESLTLDRETIQVKDSLALKYAELVYAGRWFDPLRESMDAFMENITKTTTGSVTLKLYKGSVSVTGRQSPHSLYRQDISSFESGDIYNQADAAGFIRLYGLPMRVRAMLEKGL; encoded by the exons ATGGCTCAAGTTCAAGCGATTTCTTCATGTTCTTCTGTCAATCTTCTATTCAGGGGCTCTGtaaaaa GTTCACATAGGATTCAAGATAAGTTTTGGTGTTCAAAAAAGTTGGGTTCTTTGCAAGAG CTTGGTGTAAAAGCCAGTGAATTTAATGGTGTTGCAATTGCTCATAGCAGTTCTAGCTTTGCTTCCCCTTGTGCCACTCATG CTATCCAGGCAGTCTTCGGCAATGACAAAGCAACAACAAGCTCCACTGTTATTTTGGAAAAACCTCTTCGcaaaaaattgaacaaagtGGTTCTTGCTTATAGTGGTGGCTTGGACACTTCAGTTATTGTACCTTGGCTAAG GGAGAACTATGGCTGTGAAGTTGTCTGTTTCACTGCAGATGTTGGTCAA GGGATTAAGGAATTGGAAGGCTTGGAAGCAAAGGCCAAGGCTAGTGGGGCTTGTCAATTAGTGGTGAAGGATTTGcaagaagaatttgtgaaagATTACATATTTCCTTGTCTGCGAGCTGGTGCTATCTATGAAAGGAAATACTTGCTTGGGACATCAATGGCCCGCCCGGTTATTGCTAAG GCAATGGTTGATGTTGCCAGAGAGGTTGGAGCTGATGCTGTTTCTCATGGATGCACAGGGAAGGGAAATGATCAG GTCCGTTTTGAGCTGACATTCTTTGCTCTGAATCCTGAACTCAGTGTTGTTGCCCCTTGGAGGGAATGGGAAATTACAGGAAGAGAGGATGCTATTGAATATGCTAAGAAGCACAATGTACCAGTTCCGGTGACAAAGAAATCTATCTATAGCAGAGACAGAAACTTGTGGCATCTTAGTCACGAG GGAGATATTCTTGAGGACCCTGCAAATGAGCCAATGAAGGATATGTATATGATGTCAGTTGATCCCCAAGATGCACCTGATCAACCTGA GTATGTGAACATTGGGATAGTTGCTGGTATTCCTGTTTCAGTAAATGGAAAGGAGCTCTCTCCTGCAACTCTTCTTTCTGAGCTAAATGAAATTGGCGGAAGACATGGAATTGGACGAATAGACATGGTTGAAAATAGGCTTGTTGGAATGAAGAGCCGTGGAGTATATGAAACCCCTGGGGGAACTATCCTTTTCTCAGCTGTGCAAGAACTTGAGTCTCTTACACTTGATCGTGAAACAATCCAAGTCAAGGATTCTCTCGCCCTCAAATATGCAGAATTAGTTTATGCTGGCAGGTGGTTTGATCCACTTCGCGAGTCAATGGATGCTTTCATGGAGAATATTACCAAAACTACAACAGGTTCAGTTACTCTCAAACTATACAAAGGATCAGTTTCAGTGACAGGTCGTCAAAGTCCTCACAGTTTGTACAGACAAGATATCTCATCATTCGAGAGTGGGGATATCTACAATCAAGCCGATGCTGCAGGATTCATTCGTCTGTATGGGCTTCCAATGAGGGTTAGGGCAATGCTTGAGAAGGGTCTTTAA
- the LOC101263209 gene encoding uncharacterized protein, with amino-acid sequence MSCFNKILLFFLSFLLIHPLESVPSIIPLNGSCTDKCGNIVLKYPFGSGFGCGHPAFSRFIKCTTSGVLQFSTTSGIYTISSLDYSTNTFVLTDPFMSTCSSMQNSGSFTLDHDDSSLTPFSIMKQNMFVLLGCSTTSAVFDPKQDLCDGGSGSNVCRGMYSCKGVTGIGLEPNDPISTCCVYDPPVPVGSGYGLNLPRLQCSSYSSIYGFGGDEGDPMKWEFGISLQYNNSYYVDESCKNCEDSGGFCGFSGADESFACICRNGVNSTINCYGRGYALSGTWRHKIQTGMSIGGIIFFWMMMLFI; translated from the exons ATGTCATGTTTTAACAAAATcttactattttttctttcatttcttctaATTCATCCACTTGAATCTGTTCCAAGTATCATCCCACTAAATGGTTCATGTACTGATAAATGTGGCAACATTGTCCTAAAATATCCCTTTGGTTCTGGTTTTGGTTGTGGACATCCAGCATTTTCAAGATTCATAAAATGCACTACTTCTGGTGTTCTTCAATTTTCCACTACCTCTGGCATTTACACTATCTCCTCACTAGACTACTCAACAAACACATTTGTTTTAACTGACCCCTTTATGTCAACATGTTCCTCAATGCAGAATTCAGGCAGTTTTACATTGGATCATGATGATTCAAGTTTAACTCCCTTTAGTATTATGAAACAAAACATGTTTGTTCTACTAGGATGTTCAACAACATCTGCTGTGTTTGATCCAAAACAAGACTTGTGTGATGGCGGTTCGGGTTCAAATGTATGCAGGGGAATGTATTCTTGTAAAGGGGTGACTGGGATTGGATTAGAACCAAATGATCCTATTTCAACATGTTGTGTTTATGATCCACCAGTTCCTGTTGGTTCAGGTTATGGTTTGAACTTGCCTAGGCTTCAGTGTTCTTCGTATTCATCGATATATGGATTTGGAGGTGATGAAGGAGATCCTATGAAATGGGAGTTTGGGATTTCTTTGCAGtataataattcatattatGTTGATGAGTCTTGCAAGAACTGTGAGGATAGTGGTGGATTTTGTGGTTTTTCTGGTGCAGATGAGTCTTTTGCTTGCATTTGTAGGAATGGTGTTAACTCTACTATTAATTGCTATGGAAGAG GATATGCTTTGAGTGGGACATGGAGACACAAGATTCAAACTGGAATGAGTATTGGAG GAATCATTTTCTTTTGGATGATGATGCTTTTCATCTGA